One genomic window of Cellulophaga sp. Hel_I_12 includes the following:
- a CDS encoding nucleoside-diphosphate kinase yields MTTNRTFTMLKPDAVENGHIGAILDKINAAGFKIVAMKYTQLSTRDAQAFYAVHSARPFYGELVEFMSRGPIVAAILEKDNAVDDFRALIGATNPAEAAEGTIRKMFATSLGENAVHGSDSDENAAIEGAFHFSGREIF; encoded by the coding sequence ATGACAACAAATAGAACATTTACAATGCTTAAGCCTGATGCTGTTGAGAACGGACATATTGGTGCTATTTTAGATAAAATCAACGCTGCAGGGTTTAAAATTGTAGCTATGAAATATACACAGTTAAGCACTAGAGATGCTCAAGCCTTTTATGCTGTTCATAGTGCGCGTCCTTTTTATGGGGAATTGGTAGAATTTATGTCTAGAGGACCAATTGTTGCGGCTATTTTAGAAAAAGACAATGCGGTAGATGACTTTAGAGCTTTAATTGGCGCTACGAATCCGGCAGAAGCCGCTGAGGGTACTATCCGTAAAATGTTTGCCACTTCATTAGGAGAAAATGCAGTACACGGCTCTGATAGTGACGAAAATGCAGCTATCGAAGGTGCTTTTCACTTTTCAGGAAGAGAGATTTTCTAA